AAGACCGCTCTTCATCATCTAATTGAATGTTTTCCAGCATATCCGGTCGTCTCTCCAGCGTACGCCTCAAGGCTTCACGTCTGCGCCAGGTCTCAATGTTTTTATGATGACCTGACAGTAAGATATCCGGCACTGCCATTCCTCTGAATTCAGACGGCCTTGTATAGTGCGGGTGTTCGAGTAAACCGGTACTGTGAGAGTCCGTTACAGCACTGGTCTCATTGCCTAAAGCACCTGGCAACAGCCTCGTAACGCTGTCTGCAATTGCCATCGCACCAATTTCACCACCGGTTAACACATAATCCCCGATGGAAACTTCGTCTGTAACCAGTTCTTGACGGATCCGTTCATCATAACCTTCGTAATGGCCGCACAGCAGGATGAGCTGTTCTTCCCGTGCAAATTCTTCTGCTTTTTGTTGAGTGTAAACTTCACCCTGCGGACAGAGAAGAACGACACGCGGCTCACCTGAAGTGCGATGTTTCAAGTCTTCCACCGCATCGAACATCGGCTGTGGCGTGAGGACCATGCCCCCACCTCCACCGTATGGATAATCGTCCACCCGTTGATGCTTATCCTTGGAATAATCCCTGAAATTCACAACATCAAAAGAAACAATCCCTTTCTCTGCAGCTGAATTTAAAATAGACTGCCCAAAGACACCGGTAAACATCTCGGGAAAAAGGGTCAGAATTGAAATATTCATTCATCCATCAATCCTTCGGGGATCTCAACCGTGACCTGCTTCTCAGATAAATCAACTTTAAGAATAACATTCTCAATATACGGAATCAGGACATCTTTCCCTTTCAGACGTTGAACCACCCATACATCGTTTGCACCAGGTGAGAGGATTTCTTTCACTTTGCCAATATGACCCTGATTGATATCCACAACATCAAGTCCGATAATCTCATGATAATAAAATTCATCTTCAGCCAAATCGTCATCAATGGTATCCGCATCCACTTGAAGCAGATAATCTCTGAGGGGCTCCACTTCATTGACATTTGAATATCCTTCGAATGTCAATAAATCAAACTGTTTGTGCTGACGCCAGGAGACCACCGTAACAACTAAGCGGTGGTCCTGCTCCGGATTGTAAAGAGAGAGTTCATTCCCCTTCTGGTAGCGCTCTTCTTTAAAGTCTGACCGGGAAATAACTCTCACTTCTCCCTGGATCCCGTGGGTATTTACAATCTTCCCCACGTTCAACCACTTAGTCATCTTCAAATCCTCCGGAACGAAGTTCATGAACGACACCATCTTTGATGACGATTTCCGTGCCTTTCATTACTTCATCCCAATTATCACCTTCGGCTACTTGTTCTATCATCTGAATTGTACCTTCGCGAAGCTCAGAGCCCAGATCCAACTCATCGAGCTGCCCCAACTTCAGTTCAAGCTGACGAAGCCGCTCTTTTCGACGCGCAACCTCTTTGTCAAAGCTTGTTTTCAATGACTGCTGATAACTTTGAGAGGAATTCTCTTTCATTTTCTTATGAAGTACAAATTCCAGTTGTTTCAGTTCTTTAGTCAGCTGATACTGGCGTGAAAGGAACTGCTCTTTCAACCGGTCACGACTTTCTTCTGTCAAAATTTGCTTCACAACGACTTTTTTAATAATTTCCATGTTGCACCTCCGCAATTTGATCCTTACCACCGTATATTTTAACATAAATGAACAGATACCGTCCGAATCTAAACGGAAAAAAGGCGAGGAGTTTATCCATCGCCTTTCAGTTATCCGATTTCCAGTTGTACCCGTTTATTCTGGTGGGTACCTGCAGCATTCAACACAGAACGGATCGCTTTTGCGATTCGGCCCTGTTTGCCGATCACCTTACCCATGTCGTCCGGATGCACTTCAAGCCTCAAAGTCAATGAACGGCCGTTCTCTTCCTCAGTAACTTTTACATGATCCGGATTCTCTACAAGTGCCTTGGCAATCGATTCCACGAGTTCTTTCATGTCACTCACCTGCCTGGATTATTTCCACGCAATGAAACGAACATTACTTGTCGTTTTTTGCATTGTGAAGCTTTTCCATTAAACCTGCTTTTGAGAACAGGTTTCTTACGGTGTCGGAAGGCTTTGCACCATCAAGCATCCACTTCAATGCAGACTCTTCGTCCACTTGGAATTCTACTGGATTTTTTAATGGGTTATAAGTTCCGATTTCTTGAATAAAACGACCATCACGTGGTGAACGAGAATCAGCCACAACCACACGATAGAACGGAGATTTCTTCGCTCCTATACGTTTCAAACGAATTTTTACTGCCATGTGTCTCACCTCCAAATATCTTTCGCACAATTACGTATATTATCATAGAACAATCAATTGATCAACCCTAGTAAAGGAAAAAACCTTAACACCATGAAATTTTCTCGATTTTATCTGGTCTATTACATGAAAGGCATCTGAAAACCGCCTTTTTGCTTACCTTTCCCTTTTTGCATCCCTGACATTTGCTTCATCATTTTTTTCATTTCATCAAACTGTTTCAAGAGCCGGTTCACTTCCTGGATCGACCGGCCACTGCCTTTGGAAATACGCTTCTTTCGACTTGCATTGATCACAGATGGATTTTCCCGCTCATATTTTGTCATCGACTTCACGATGGCCTCGATATGAGCCAGTTGTTTATCATCCACCTGAATATTTTTCAAACCTTTCATCTTCCCGGCACCAGGCATCATATTCATAATTTCATCGAGGGGACCCATCTCTTTGACTTGTGCCAGCTGCTCTAAAAAATCATCAAAGGTCAGATCATTGGTGCGCATTTTTCGCTCGAGTTCCTTTGCTTTCTCCTCATCAACGTTCGTCTGTGCTTTCTCGATTAATGAAAGCATATCGCCCATTCCGAGGATTCGAGAGGCCATTCTTTCTGGATGAAACGGTTCGAGCTGGTCGATTTTCTCACCCATCCCGGCAAATTTAATCGGCGTATCCGTTACCGCTTTAACTGAAATTGCAGCACCACCACGCGTGTCACCATCGAGTTTGGTGAGCACAACACCAGTCAGATCCAGCTGTTCATTAAAGTTCTCGGCGACGTTGACAGCATCCTGTCCGGTCATGGCATCAACAACGAGCAGTATTTCGTCAGGCTTCACTTCATTTTTGATCTGTGTAAGCTCATTCATCAAATCTTCGTCTACATGCAAGCGACCGGCTGTATCAATCAGCACATAATCCAGATGTTCTTCCTTTGCTTTTTCAACTGCTTTTTTTGCAATTTCGACAGGACTGACCTGATCGCCTAACGAAAAGACTGGCATATCAAGCTGCTTTCCCAGCGTCTCCAGCTGTTGAATGGCTGCCGGGCGATAGATATCTGCAGCGACAAGTAATGGTTTTCGGTTATGCTGCTTCCGGAGATGGTTCGCAAGTTTTCCTGTGGTAGTGGTTTTACCCGCACCTTGAAGACCAACCATCATCACAACGGTTGGTGGTTTACTTGCCGTATTTAATTTACTCTGTTCTCCGCCCATCAAACTGGTCAATTCCTCGTTCACCACTTTGATGACTTGCTGTCCCGGTGTCAGGCTGTCCATTACATCCTGTCCGACAGCACGTTCTTTCACATTGGCGACGAACTTTTTTACAACTTTAAAATTCACATCGGCTTCCAGAAGTGCCAGCCGCACTTCCCGCATCATTTCTTTGACGTCTTGTTCGTTGACCTTCCCTTTTCCTTTCATTTTCTTAATACTTGACTGTAAGCGCTCGGCTAATCCTTCAAATGCCATCTAGACGCCCCCTATTCCAATTTCTCCAATGCCTCTATTAGCGGCATCAGTTCTTGCGGTCTTCCGTTATTCTGCACAAGTTGTTTTAGTTCTTTCAGCAATAACTGTTTCTTTTCGAATCGGTCGAACAGTCGAAGCTTCGTTTCATATTGTTCCACCATCGCTTCTGTTCGCCGGATATTATCATAGACAGCCTGCCTGCTGACATCGAAATAGTCTGCAATCTCACCAAGAGACCAATCATCCAGGTAATATAAGGACATGTATTGATTTTGTTTTGTTGTTAACAATTCCTGGTAAAAATCAAACAGATAATTCATCCGGACGGTCTTATCAATCATGCTCACACCGCCTTGTTAAGGTAAATTGCTTTACAAGATTCAATGATACAAGAGGGCTTATCATGTGTCAACCTCAGTAGTTTTCGCCTTCAGCGGCATGCTCAGCTTCTTCCAGAACATCCGAAAATAAACCGTGAACATATTGCTCCGCCTGAAACTCATGGAGATCATCCAGTCCTTCTCCCAGGCCAACCAATTTTACAGGTATATTCAGTTCATTACGGATTGCCAAAACGATACCGCCTTTGGCCGTACCGTCCAGTTTCGTAAGAACGATACCGCTTACTTTCGTTGCTTCTCCAAATGCCTTTGCCTGACTCATGGCATTTTGTCCCGTTGTTGCATCGAGAACAAGCAAAACCTCGTGAGGAGCTGTCGGAACTTCCCTCGACAAAACACGCTTCACTTTTTCCAGTTCATTCATCAGATTGACTTTGTTTTGAAGTCTTCCGGCAGTGTCACATAAGAGAACATCTGCTTTTTTCGATTTGGCAGACTGAATGGCGTCGTACATAACCGCAGCAGGATCCGAACCTGCCTGCTGCTTTATGACTTCAACACCTGCCCGTTGCCCCCATACTTCAAGTTGTTCAATGGCACCTGCGCGGAATGTATCTCCGGCAGCCATCAGGACATTCTTCCCCTCTTGTTTAAACTGATGCGCCAATTTTCCGATTGATGTGGTTTTACCCACACCGTTTACGCCGACAAAAAGAATGACCGTTAATTCTCCTTCTTCCTGCATATTCAATTTACTTTCCTGCTCAGATTTCTGCAGCATCTCAGCCAGCTTTTCAGATATCACGGGCCGAAGATCTTCGGCGTGCAGAATGTTTCGCGTTCGCGCTTCATCTTTTAATTCTTCAACAAGCTCCATGACCGTATACACACCAATATCTGCACTGATCAGAATTTCTTCCAGTTCTTCAAAGAAATCCTCATCAATTTCACGGAAGTCTTTTACAAGATCATTCATGGCACCAACAAAAGAATTTCTTGTTTTACTAAGTCCATCTTTAAACTTATCTGTTACCGAATCTGTTTGTGTGGCAATTCTATCCTTCAGTTTTTTAAAGAAACTCATAAGCTACCTCCTGGTTCATTGCACGCCCGCAAATTTTTCTGATTCTTCAAGTTTGACCGAAACAAGACTCGAAACACCTGATTCCTCCATCGTGACACCGTATAATACATCTGCCTCCTCCATCGTACCCTTTCGATGGGTGACAACAATAAACTGTGTATCCTGACTGAAATCCTTCAGGTAATTTGCAAACCGGACGACATTCGCCTCATCAAGTGCCGCTTCCACTTCATCGAGCACACAGAATGGGACAGGTCTGACTTGCAAGATGGAAAAGAGTAAAGCAATTGCCGTCAAAGCCCGTTCACCACCGGATAAAAGGGCTAAATGCTGCAATTTTTTTCCTGGTGGCTGCGCGACGATATCTACACCGGTGGTCAAAAGATCGTCTGGATTCGTCAATTCGAGAGATGCACGACCGCCACCAAACAATTGTTGGAATACATCTTGAAAGCAATGTTGAATCTGATAAAAGGTTTCACTGAAGCGACGGGTCATTTCCGTATCCATTTCATGGATCACACTGTGCAATGTCTGTTTCGCATTCTCCAAATCTTCTTTTTGTTCAAAGAGAAAACCGTGGCGCTCTTTAACCCGCTCAAATTCTTCAATGGCTCCCGTATTGACATGACCAAGCTCATCGATGGAGAGTCTTAACAATTTCACTTTCTCCTTCGCTTTCGATAAATCAAGGGTTAATGTATAACGCTCTTTTGCCAATTCAAAAGAGATTTCATACTGCTCTTGAAGATAATTCAGTTTCGTATCCAAGTTCACGTCCAGCCGATTGGATTTGACTTCAAGTTCCTGCTCCATACGCCTTGTGTATTGAAGCTGCTGATTAATACCTTTCAATTCCCCATCTTTGCTGTCAAGATCACTTTCTTTTTCCAAGCGTTGTTTACGAAGCTTTTGAATCGTTTCAGTCGCTTCATCTTTTTTTCGTTTCCAGGTTTCCAATGTTTCAGTAACATTTGCCGTCGTTCCGTTTTTCAGTGAACGCTCTTGTTCTTCCATCGCTTCTGTTTTTGTTTCCTTTGACTGCTCAAGTTCCTGCAGTTCAGCCGACAGTCTCTCTTCTGTCTCCAGAATAAACCGCAGTTGTTCTTTAGCAGAGGCCAATTGAATTTTTAAATCGTTTCGGGATTCATTCAGTTTCTTTTCCTGCTGCTGTTTATCAGAAAGGGAAACAGACAGTTCATCGATCTCAACTTTAGTCTGTTCCGCTTTTAGATCAGCTTCTTTTATTCCACTCGTCAGTTCGGATATACGCTCCTCGGTTTGAACAAGTTCATCCTGATAATCAGTGGCAGACATTTCTGCTGCATCGAATTTATCCTGAAGAGTATCTCTTTGCCATTTTTTCTCTTTTAAATCATTTTCACTTTTACGTTCCTCACTCCGGCGACTTTCACCTTTTTGTCTTTCATTTTCCTTCTTTTCCTGAAGGTTATGAACTTCTTTTTGCTGCTGTTCAAGTCTTTGAAACTTTTCAGCAATTTGCCGTTCTTCCTTTGCCACCTGTTCGATAAGTGTTGCCAGCTCAGCCTTACGCGAAAGGATCTGCCCGGATTTTTGTTGCATACTTCCACCGGTCATGGCACCCCCGGGGCTGACGACATCCCCTTCGAGGGTGACGAATCGAAACCTGTGTTTGAGAATAGAAGCAGCCTTTTGAGCCTGATGCAGCGTTTCTGTAAACAACACGTTTCCTAATTGATGCTCGATCACGGGCCGCAACCGTTCTTCCACCTGAATATGGGCACTGGCCTGCCCTAAGACCCCAGGGATTTCACTGACACGACCCAGATCATACGCACTGATTGACTTTTCTTTGACCGTGTCCAAAGGCAGAAAGGTCGCCCTGCCTTTACCATTCTTTTTCAAATATGCGATGGCTTCCCTTCCATGATCAGCAGTTTCGGTAATCACGTTCTGCTGTCCTGCGCCCAGTGCAGTGTCGACTGCTGTCTTCAAAGATGAATCAAAGGAAATTACTTCAGCTACAGCCCCGACAATCCCGGGAAATTGATCATCTCTTTGCTTGAGCATTTCTTTAACACCGTGAAAAAAACCTGCATATTCTTCTTCCATATCCTTTAAAACATCGCGCCGGGAACGCTTTTGTTGCAGTTCTTTTTCCTTTTTCTGGAGCTGTTCTTCTTCCTGTTTCAACTGAGACAGCATTCGTTGTTCTTTTTCGTGCAACATCCGGTAGTCATCAAGACAATCCTGCGTTTTTTGTTTGGCAGATTCAAAAGCATCAGTCAAGCAGTGAACTTCTTCAATCGCCTCGTTCAGCTCTTCTTGAATATGAGCGACTTCTTCTTTTTTACGTTGAATTTGACTGCGAAGCCGTTCAGCTTGGTTGTTCAGATGTTTTTGATCGTTCTCTTTTGCAGCTCTGCGATTCAGCCACTCCATATAGTCAGATTTTAATTCTTCAAGTTGTTCTTCTGTGGATTCGGACAGCGTGAACAATGATACTTCAATATCCTTCAAGCGATCTTCCAAAGCAGCGACTTGTTCTTGTTGTTCTTCTTTGTCTTTTATGCTGCGCTGAAGTTCTTCGTTCGTCTGATGAAGTTGACGATTCAGCTCCTTCATCTCCGCTTCAAATTGATTTTTCCGTTCTGAGAAGTGCTTCAATCGTTCTTCATACAATTGCTTTTGACCTTCTGATTTTTCAAGCTCTTCAGTCGCCTTTAAAAGATCCTCCTGCCACGTCTGTATCTCTTCATCAAGCCTGGCAAGTTCTTTTCGCACGTTTTCGGTTTCCTGCTCAATCCGGTATTGATCAATTTCATGCTGTCGCCTGATGTCTTCAGCCTGTTCAAGGTCCTGCTTTAACGTATGCCATTGTCCGTGTAACTCCTCGATCTCTTTGACAAGAACCCCTGCTTCAATCGTGGATAATTCTTCAGACATACTCAAATATTCGTTGGCGATTGAGGCCTGTTCTTCAAGGGGTTGAATCTGCTGTTCGAGTTCATGAATAATATCTCTTACACGGGATAGATTGTCTTCAGTTTCTGTCAGTTTTTTTTCAGAGGCCTGCTTTCTGAATTTATATTTCAGGACACCAGCCGCTTCTTCAAAAATCATACGCCGTTCCTCTG
This Salisediminibacterium beveridgei DNA region includes the following protein-coding sequences:
- a CDS encoding putative DNA-binding protein, which encodes MIDKTVRMNYLFDFYQELLTTKQNQYMSLYYLDDWSLGEIADYFDVSRQAVYDNIRRTEAMVEQYETKLRLFDRFEKKQLLLKELKQLVQNNGRPQELMPLIEALEKLE
- the smc gene encoding chromosome segregation protein SMC — its product is MNEVKNVYLKRLELTGFKSFAEKLGIDFVPGVTAVVGPNGSGKSNISDAIRWVLGEQSAKNLRGAKMEDVIFSGSDRRKALNMAEISLVLDNEDQHVPVDYSEVVVTRRLYRSGDSEYLLNRQPCRLKDITDLFMDSGLGKEAFSIIGQGRVEEILSSKAEERRMIFEEAAGVLKYKFRKQASEKKLTETEDNLSRVRDIIHELEQQIQPLEEQASIANEYLSMSEELSTIEAGVLVKEIEELHGQWHTLKQDLEQAEDIRRQHEIDQYRIEQETENVRKELARLDEEIQTWQEDLLKATEELEKSEGQKQLYEERLKHFSERKNQFEAEMKELNRQLHQTNEELQRSIKDKEEQQEQVAALEDRLKDIEVSLFTLSESTEEQLEELKSDYMEWLNRRAAKENDQKHLNNQAERLRSQIQRKKEEVAHIQEELNEAIEEVHCLTDAFESAKQKTQDCLDDYRMLHEKEQRMLSQLKQEEEQLQKKEKELQQKRSRRDVLKDMEEEYAGFFHGVKEMLKQRDDQFPGIVGAVAEVISFDSSLKTAVDTALGAGQQNVITETADHGREAIAYLKKNGKGRATFLPLDTVKEKSISAYDLGRVSEIPGVLGQASAHIQVEERLRPVIEHQLGNVLFTETLHQAQKAASILKHRFRFVTLEGDVVSPGGAMTGGSMQQKSGQILSRKAELATLIEQVAKEERQIAEKFQRLEQQQKEVHNLQEKKENERQKGESRRSEERKSENDLKEKKWQRDTLQDKFDAAEMSATDYQDELVQTEERISELTSGIKEADLKAEQTKVEIDELSVSLSDKQQQEKKLNESRNDLKIQLASAKEQLRFILETEERLSAELQELEQSKETKTEAMEEQERSLKNGTTANVTETLETWKRKKDEATETIQKLRKQRLEKESDLDSKDGELKGINQQLQYTRRMEQELEVKSNRLDVNLDTKLNYLQEQYEISFELAKERYTLTLDLSKAKEKVKLLRLSIDELGHVNTGAIEEFERVKERHGFLFEQKEDLENAKQTLHSVIHEMDTEMTRRFSETFYQIQHCFQDVFQQLFGGGRASLELTNPDDLLTTGVDIVAQPPGKKLQHLALLSGGERALTAIALLFSILQVRPVPFCVLDEVEAALDEANVVRFANYLKDFSQDTQFIVVTHRKGTMEEADVLYGVTMEESGVSSLVSVKLEESEKFAGVQ
- the rimM gene encoding ribosome maturation factor RimM (Essential for efficient processing of 16S rRNA), whose translation is MTKWLNVGKIVNTHGIQGEVRVISRSDFKEERYQKGNELSLYNPEQDHRLVVTVVSWRQHKQFDLLTFEGYSNVNEVEPLRDYLLQVDADTIDDDLAEDEFYYHEIIGLDVVDINQGHIGKVKEILSPGANDVWVVQRLKGKDVLIPYIENVILKVDLSEKQVTVEIPEGLMDE
- the ftsY gene encoding signal recognition particle-docking protein FtsY: MSFFKKLKDRIATQTDSVTDKFKDGLSKTRNSFVGAMNDLVKDFREIDEDFFEELEEILISADIGVYTVMELVEELKDEARTRNILHAEDLRPVISEKLAEMLQKSEQESKLNMQEEGELTVILFVGVNGVGKTTSIGKLAHQFKQEGKNVLMAAGDTFRAGAIEQLEVWGQRAGVEVIKQQAGSDPAAVMYDAIQSAKSKKADVLLCDTAGRLQNKVNLMNELEKVKRVLSREVPTAPHEVLLVLDATTGQNAMSQAKAFGEATKVSGIVLTKLDGTAKGGIVLAIRNELNIPVKLVGLGEGLDDLHEFQAEQYVHGLFSDVLEEAEHAAEGENY
- the rpsP gene encoding 30S ribosomal protein S16 produces the protein MAVKIRLKRIGAKKSPFYRVVVADSRSPRDGRFIQEIGTYNPLKNPVEFQVDEESALKWMLDGAKPSDTVRNLFSKAGLMEKLHNAKNDK
- a CDS encoding KH domain-containing protein, producing MKELVESIAKALVENPDHVKVTEEENGRSLTLRLEVHPDDMGKVIGKQGRIAKAIRSVLNAAGTHQNKRVQLEIG
- the ffh gene encoding signal recognition particle protein, which encodes MAFEGLAERLQSSIKKMKGKGKVNEQDVKEMMREVRLALLEADVNFKVVKKFVANVKERAVGQDVMDSLTPGQQVIKVVNEELTSLMGGEQSKLNTASKPPTVVMMVGLQGAGKTTTTGKLANHLRKQHNRKPLLVAADIYRPAAIQQLETLGKQLDMPVFSLGDQVSPVEIAKKAVEKAKEEHLDYVLIDTAGRLHVDEDLMNELTQIKNEVKPDEILLVVDAMTGQDAVNVAENFNEQLDLTGVVLTKLDGDTRGGAAISVKAVTDTPIKFAGMGEKIDQLEPFHPERMASRILGMGDMLSLIEKAQTNVDEEKAKELERKMRTNDLTFDDFLEQLAQVKEMGPLDEIMNMMPGAGKMKGLKNIQVDDKQLAHIEAIVKSMTKYERENPSVINASRKKRISKGSGRSIQEVNRLLKQFDEMKKMMKQMSGMQKGKGKQKGGFQMPFM
- the trmD gene encoding tRNA (guanosine(37)-N1)-methyltransferase TrmD — encoded protein: MNISILTLFPEMFTGVFGQSILNSAAEKGIVSFDVVNFRDYSKDKHQRVDDYPYGGGGGMVLTPQPMFDAVEDLKHRTSGEPRVVLLCPQGEVYTQQKAEEFAREEQLILLCGHYEGYDERIRQELVTDEVSIGDYVLTGGEIGAMAIADSVTRLLPGALGNETSAVTDSHSTGLLEHPHYTRPSEFRGMAVPDILLSGHHKNIETWRRREALRRTLERRPDMLENIQLDDEERSFLQNLKNEKESS
- a CDS encoding YlqD family protein → MEIIKKVVVKQILTEESRDRLKEQFLSRQYQLTKELKQLEFVLHKKMKENSSQSYQQSLKTSFDKEVARRKERLRQLELKLGQLDELDLGSELREGTIQMIEQVAEGDNWDEVMKGTEIVIKDGVVHELRSGGFEDD